A stretch of the Kushneria konosiri genome encodes the following:
- a CDS encoding 2,3-dihydro-2,3-dihydroxybenzoate dehydrogenase, producing MSGEFQSDHIVITGAARGIGATLARDLLREGASVALLDHLADTLKETSAQLEREFGAERVSAHIVDVSDSGAVDATIAEIEARAPITRLAHVAGVLQMGRITELTDAQWLHALNVNTTGVFNVTRAVARRMAERQQGAIVVVGSNAADTPRQAMGAYCASKAATHQLVRCLGLEMAEHNVRCNLVSPGSTDTDMQRGMWLDDSGRDNVIRGSLEGWKLGIPLKRIAEPGDVSEAIRFLLSDRARHITMHDMRIDGGATLGIR from the coding sequence ATGAGCGGTGAATTCCAAAGCGATCATATCGTCATCACCGGTGCCGCCCGCGGGATCGGTGCGACGCTCGCCCGTGACCTTCTTCGCGAAGGCGCAAGCGTTGCCCTGCTGGACCATCTTGCAGACACCCTGAAAGAGACGTCAGCGCAGCTGGAACGTGAATTCGGCGCCGAGCGGGTCAGCGCCCACATTGTGGATGTCAGCGACTCAGGTGCGGTAGACGCCACCATTGCCGAGATCGAAGCCCGGGCGCCCATCACGCGTCTGGCCCATGTTGCCGGCGTGTTGCAGATGGGCCGCATCACGGAGTTGACCGATGCCCAGTGGCTGCATGCGCTCAACGTTAATACCACCGGCGTGTTCAACGTGACCCGCGCCGTGGCCCGGCGAATGGCCGAGCGTCAGCAGGGGGCCATCGTGGTGGTGGGCTCCAACGCCGCCGACACGCCGCGTCAGGCCATGGGCGCCTACTGCGCTTCCAAGGCGGCCACCCATCAGCTGGTGCGCTGTCTGGGGCTGGAAATGGCTGAGCACAATGTACGATGCAACCTCGTCTCCCCGGGCTCCACCGATACCGACATGCAGCGCGGCATGTGGCTTGACGACAGCGGTCGCGACAATGTGATTCGCGGCTCGCTGGAAGGCTGGAAACTGGGCATTCCATTAAAGCGTATTGCCGAACCTGGCGATGTCAGCGAGGCGATTCGTTTTCTGCTCAGTGATCGTGCCCGCCATATCACCATGCACGACATGCGCATCGACGGTGGCGCCACGCTCGGCATTCGCTGA
- a CDS encoding siderophore-interacting protein: MSATETIPPQATAQAAPKGKKRPPMLLEVVRREIITEHMIRIVLGGEALEGFPTHRGGGHIKVFLPLEHQSAPVLPQLTEAGVVWPALEEKPITRTYSVRHFDVERRELSVDFVAHGDEGPASRWALAAGPGDLIGISGPGGPDPLLPPADWSLIAGDMTALPAISALLEAMSEDARGVVLIEVESPSECQTLRHPSGVKVHWLYRGDIPSCLSTLQIDAVRAMDFPESGSVSAWVGGENSAVLSLREHLMGIRGLTKRQLYAVPYWRHCWNEERYHQERHRIMDELK, encoded by the coding sequence ATGAGCGCTACTGAAACGATCCCGCCTCAGGCCACCGCGCAAGCGGCGCCAAAGGGCAAAAAGCGCCCGCCGATGCTGCTGGAAGTGGTGCGCCGTGAAATCATCACCGAGCACATGATTCGTATCGTGCTCGGCGGTGAAGCGCTGGAAGGTTTTCCCACGCATCGCGGTGGCGGTCATATCAAGGTCTTTCTGCCCCTTGAGCATCAAAGTGCACCGGTGCTGCCGCAGCTGACCGAGGCCGGCGTGGTCTGGCCGGCGCTTGAGGAAAAACCGATCACTCGCACTTACAGCGTGCGTCATTTCGATGTCGAGCGGCGCGAACTGAGTGTGGATTTCGTCGCGCACGGCGATGAAGGCCCGGCCTCGCGCTGGGCGCTGGCCGCAGGTCCGGGCGACCTGATCGGCATCAGCGGACCGGGCGGCCCCGACCCACTGCTGCCACCGGCCGACTGGTCGCTGATCGCAGGTGACATGACCGCCCTGCCCGCCATCAGCGCGCTGCTCGAGGCCATGAGCGAGGACGCCCGCGGCGTGGTGTTGATTGAAGTGGAGAGCCCCTCCGAGTGCCAGACGTTGCGCCATCCTTCAGGTGTAAAGGTGCACTGGCTCTATCGCGGTGACATTCCGTCGTGTCTGTCGACCCTGCAGATCGATGCGGTGCGTGCCATGGACTTTCCCGAGTCCGGCAGCGTCTCGGCCTGGGTCGGCGGCGAGAATTCGGCCGTACTCTCCCTGCGCGAGCATCTGATGGGCATTCGCGGTCTGACCAAACGTCAGCTCTACGCGGTGCCCTACTGGCGCCACTGCTGGAACGAGGAGCGCTACCATCAGGAGCGCCATCGCATCATGGATGAACTCAAATGA
- a CDS encoding isochorismatase family protein yields the protein MAIPAIASYSLPTTSELPDNRVHWQVEPSRAVLLIHDMQRYFLAKYDVTAAPVPEVIRHLAALIKAARAAGVPVVYTAQPTDQPDDDRALLNDFWGPGLPAHPEQYPVVDELAPQDSDVVLTKWRYSAFQRSDLRERMRDWGRDQLIIGGVYAHIGCMATALEGFMQDVQCFMLTDGVADFSRERHDMALEYVAGRCGVVTTSARALEALESAQGIQQVGTMTQAALTERVATLAGVSVEEIPADDSLLFYGLDSMRMMTFVEELRREGFDVSFMDLVEAPTITDWVALLNRQGVSA from the coding sequence ATGGCCATTCCCGCCATCGCGAGCTATTCACTGCCCACCACCAGCGAGCTGCCCGACAATCGGGTCCACTGGCAGGTCGAGCCATCACGCGCGGTGCTTTTGATTCACGACATGCAGCGCTACTTTCTGGCCAAGTATGACGTGACGGCGGCGCCTGTCCCCGAGGTGATCCGTCATCTGGCCGCGCTGATCAAGGCCGCGCGCGCCGCGGGCGTGCCGGTGGTCTATACCGCCCAGCCCACCGATCAGCCCGATGATGATCGCGCCCTGCTCAACGATTTCTGGGGGCCAGGACTGCCGGCACACCCCGAGCAGTATCCGGTGGTGGACGAGCTGGCCCCGCAGGACAGTGACGTGGTGCTGACCAAGTGGCGCTACAGCGCCTTTCAGCGCAGCGACCTGCGCGAGCGCATGCGTGACTGGGGCCGCGATCAGCTGATCATCGGCGGGGTCTATGCCCACATTGGTTGCATGGCCACGGCGCTGGAAGGCTTCATGCAGGATGTGCAGTGTTTCATGCTCACCGACGGCGTGGCGGATTTTTCCCGCGAACGTCACGACATGGCACTTGAGTACGTCGCCGGCCGCTGCGGTGTGGTTACCACCAGCGCCCGCGCCCTTGAAGCGCTCGAATCGGCGCAGGGCATCCAGCAGGTCGGCACCATGACACAGGCGGCACTGACCGAACGGGTCGCCACCCTTGCCGGTGTCAGCGTCGAGGAGATTCCTGCCGATGACAGTCTGCTCTTCTACGGGCTCGACTCGATGCGCATGATGACGTTTGTCGAGGAACTGCGCCGGGAAGGCTTTGATGTCAGCTTCATGGATCTGGTCGAAGCGCCGACCATTACCGACTGGGTCGCGCTGCTCAATCGTCAGGGAGTGAGTGCATGA
- a CDS encoding (2,3-dihydroxybenzoyl)adenylate synthase has protein sequence MTTTSTSAPSRRASLDDIIARCPDYPLERQRLYREQGCWIDETFGAMLRRLAAEHGPREALVEGDLRLSYAELDRRVDAFARGLRRAGIERGDRVVIQLPNRHEFVVACFALFRLGALPVFALPAHRRFEIEHFCRAATARALLICDRDGGFDYRTMAREVRETVPTLEQIIVCGEAEEFTAFDRLLDHEGEPVADVPSAHDLAFFQLSGGTTGVPKLIPRRHDDYHYSLRESNRACAVTSDTVYLVALPIAHNFPMSSPGFLGVLLGGGRLVIAPRPSPDECFALIEREWVTMTSLVPPLAMLWLDSAPHAQADLSSLDILQVGGAKLVSEAARRVAPTLGCRLQQVFGMAEGLVNYTGLDDPIELINTTQGQPMSALDEVLVVDDDDQPIPPGGVGHLITRGPYTIPGYFVAPAEGDEPEDAHNQRAFTKEGFYRTGDRVQRTPDGYLIVEGRDKDQINRGGEKVAAEEVENQLLAHDSVHDVAVVAMPDPYLGERVCAFVVPRGETPKPMVLARFLRDRGLAHYKVPERFEFLEAFPQTGVGKISKKALRQTLKAQWFTGDAPESK, from the coding sequence ATGACCACGACTTCCACATCGGCGCCGTCCCGACGCGCCTCGCTTGACGACATCATCGCGCGCTGCCCGGACTATCCGCTTGAACGCCAGCGCCTGTATCGCGAGCAGGGCTGCTGGATCGATGAAACCTTCGGCGCCATGCTGCGCCGTCTGGCCGCTGAGCACGGCCCACGCGAGGCGCTGGTCGAAGGCGATCTGCGCCTGAGCTATGCCGAACTCGACCGGCGTGTCGATGCCTTTGCCCGCGGCCTGCGCCGGGCAGGCATTGAGCGCGGCGACCGGGTCGTCATTCAGTTGCCCAACCGTCACGAATTCGTGGTGGCCTGCTTCGCGCTGTTCCGACTGGGCGCGCTGCCGGTCTTTGCCCTGCCGGCGCATCGCCGCTTTGAAATCGAGCACTTCTGTCGCGCCGCCACGGCAAGAGCGCTTTTGATCTGTGACCGCGACGGCGGTTTTGACTATCGCACCATGGCCCGCGAGGTGCGCGAGACCGTCCCCACGCTCGAACAGATCATTGTCTGCGGCGAAGCCGAGGAATTTACCGCGTTTGACCGCCTGCTGGACCACGAGGGCGAGCCGGTCGCGGATGTTCCGAGCGCCCATGACCTGGCCTTTTTCCAGCTCTCCGGCGGCACCACCGGCGTCCCCAAACTGATTCCTCGCCGCCATGACGACTATCACTACAGCCTGCGCGAGAGCAATCGCGCCTGCGCCGTCACGAGTGACACGGTCTATCTGGTCGCACTGCCGATCGCGCACAATTTCCCCATGAGTTCGCCGGGCTTTCTCGGCGTACTGCTCGGCGGCGGACGTCTGGTCATCGCCCCGCGTCCCAGTCCGGATGAGTGCTTTGCCCTGATCGAGCGCGAGTGGGTCACCATGACCTCGCTGGTGCCGCCGCTGGCCATGCTGTGGCTGGATAGCGCCCCCCATGCTCAGGCAGACCTGTCGAGTCTGGACATTCTGCAGGTCGGCGGGGCAAAGCTGGTCAGCGAGGCGGCGCGCCGGGTGGCACCAACGCTGGGCTGTCGACTGCAGCAGGTCTTTGGCATGGCAGAAGGGCTGGTCAACTACACCGGCCTTGATGATCCGATCGAGCTGATCAACACCACTCAGGGTCAGCCGATGTCGGCCCTTGATGAGGTACTGGTGGTCGATGACGACGATCAGCCGATTCCGCCGGGCGGCGTGGGCCATCTGATCACGCGCGGGCCCTATACCATTCCGGGCTATTTTGTGGCGCCGGCCGAAGGCGATGAGCCTGAAGACGCGCACAACCAGCGCGCCTTCACCAAAGAGGGCTTTTATCGCACCGGCGATCGCGTCCAGAGGACACCTGATGGCTATTTGATTGTCGAAGGACGTGACAAGGATCAGATCAACCGCGGCGGCGAGAAGGTCGCCGCCGAGGAAGTCGAAAACCAGCTACTGGCCCATGACAGCGTCCATGACGTGGCCGTGGTGGCCATGCCGGACCCCTATCTGGGCGAACGCGTCTGTGCCTTTGTCGTACCCCGCGGCGAGACGCCAAAGCCGATGGTGCTGGCACGATTTCTGCGTGACCGTGGCCTTGCCCATTACAAGGTGCCCGAACGCTTTGAGTTTCTTGAGGCCTTCCCCCAGACCGGAGTAGGCAAGATCAGTAAAAAGGCGCTGCGCCAGACGCTCAAGGCGCAATGGTTTACCGGTGACGCGCCCGAGAGCAAGTGA
- a CDS encoding isochorismate synthase → MNQPLPSRLSLSQAPWGLLEGLRPGDAFFSSPAITLLGRGAAHECQTADARPQTLDDAARALFDTARRQGHPDPVIMGLIPFDHADSARLFVPEALLRAAPDTSGVPLVSAPLETSAFGITPEPAPGHYCHAVESALTLFDTTALNKVVLARSLRVQTGAPIDAQALLKRLVSINPQGYNFALPTGKAESLVGASPELLIRREGHRVIANPLAGSIPRHRDPQEDQRRADGLRVSDKDLREHALVVEAIVAALRPLCHTLEVPEGPEVIATDRMWHLSTTLEGELADPGMTSLAVAAALHPTPAVCGAPWQDAHQAIEALEGFERGYFTGLVGWCDATGDGEWAITIRCAELAPDHVRVFAGAGVVPGSSPQGELEETAAKMRTMLDAMGLDYEDDKPNTTA, encoded by the coding sequence GTGAATCAGCCACTTCCCTCCCGGTTATCTCTCTCTCAGGCCCCCTGGGGACTGCTTGAAGGGCTCAGGCCGGGTGACGCCTTTTTCTCCTCGCCGGCCATTACCCTGCTCGGGCGTGGCGCAGCCCACGAGTGCCAGACCGCCGATGCCCGTCCTCAAACACTGGATGACGCCGCTCGCGCCCTGTTTGATACCGCCCGGCGTCAGGGCCATCCCGACCCGGTCATCATGGGACTGATCCCGTTTGATCACGCTGACAGTGCCCGCCTTTTCGTGCCTGAAGCACTGCTGCGCGCGGCGCCCGACACGTCCGGCGTTCCCCTGGTCAGCGCACCACTGGAAACCTCTGCCTTCGGCATCACCCCCGAGCCGGCACCCGGGCATTACTGTCACGCCGTGGAGAGTGCGCTGACCCTGTTTGATACCACGGCGCTCAACAAGGTGGTGCTGGCCCGCTCACTGCGCGTGCAGACCGGTGCGCCGATCGATGCCCAGGCCCTTTTGAAGCGGCTGGTGAGCATCAATCCGCAGGGCTACAACTTTGCCCTGCCCACCGGTAAAGCCGAAAGTCTGGTCGGCGCCAGCCCCGAGCTTTTGATTCGCCGAGAAGGCCATCGCGTGATCGCCAATCCGCTGGCAGGCTCTATCCCGCGTCATCGTGACCCGCAGGAAGACCAGCGCCGCGCCGATGGGCTGCGCGTCTCCGACAAGGACCTGCGCGAGCACGCCCTGGTGGTAGAAGCCATCGTGGCCGCCCTGCGCCCCCTGTGCCATACGCTGGAGGTTCCGGAGGGGCCGGAAGTGATCGCCACCGACCGCATGTGGCATCTTTCCACCACGCTTGAAGGCGAGCTGGCCGACCCCGGCATGACGTCGCTGGCTGTTGCCGCAGCGCTGCACCCCACCCCTGCCGTCTGCGGCGCACCCTGGCAGGACGCCCATCAGGCCATCGAGGCGCTGGAAGGTTTCGAACGCGGCTATTTCACGGGTCTGGTGGGCTGGTGTGACGCCACGGGCGACGGCGAGTGGGCCATTACCATACGCTGCGCCGAGCTGGCCCCCGATCACGTGCGAGTGTTTGCCGGCGCCGGCGTGGTGCCAGGCTCCAGCCCGCAAGGCGAACTGGAAGAGACGGCAGCCAAGATGCGAACCATGCTCGATGCCATGGGCCTTGATTACGAAGACGACAAACCGAACACGACTGCCTGA
- a CDS encoding IucA/IucC family protein, with translation MQDFSRRPTSPASLEWADRLAATSFFNALLRETSHWWLEDNGSDETAVIPLTASRDISLRLHLKHRSLSGRCRIELPVIRAREDERQAISLEQAVEALLESPWLCEHPLVGRLDEARRDTFFKSVMGSRDTIAAALAGRDDLEHLGHGPLGFLEAEQGLLVGHDFHPAPKSQAPFNAEQARDHTPEHRASFALVWWGVSPARAAGDSSRETAAAAMMHDLLPEALAERLPVGFSALPMHPWQSRFLQGRDDVAAMINAGELIVLGDEGGQHVRRWYPTSSHRSLYCPQAEWMVKGSLSAKLTNSLRVLHSDEVMRGLRLDRWWPDVRPDISEYFHLMQEPAWLGFKNDDGEIDEASLALLRENRIPSPEATSNVLATLTQPLGEPGQTLLANGVRRLAARESLSERDAALEWFDAFCRRVLSPLIRLVVEEGIVLLAHQQNIVVRLEDERPVGVDYRDCQGSGVTDHFLARHPGEHVSQDHRITSDMLKRYFPYYVIVNSTLAVTAALAEADLIEEGVLVSHLRDHLTALRERAGSGDTTLLDHLLDSDTLEVKSNFFCYLSGINESTLDDPARIYLDMPNPLSIPSADD, from the coding sequence ATGCAGGACTTTTCTCGCCGCCCAACGTCCCCCGCCAGCCTCGAGTGGGCCGATCGGCTGGCGGCGACCAGTTTTTTCAACGCGTTGCTGCGCGAAACCTCGCACTGGTGGCTGGAGGACAACGGCAGTGACGAAACGGCCGTGATTCCCCTGACGGCTTCGCGCGATATCAGCCTGCGCCTTCACCTCAAGCATCGAAGCCTCTCGGGACGCTGTCGCATCGAACTGCCGGTGATCAGGGCCCGGGAAGATGAGCGTCAGGCCATCTCCCTTGAACAGGCCGTCGAAGCGCTGCTTGAAAGCCCCTGGCTGTGTGAGCATCCGCTGGTCGGCCGGCTTGATGAGGCGCGTCGTGACACCTTTTTCAAAAGTGTCATGGGCAGTCGGGATACCATCGCGGCAGCGCTTGCCGGGCGCGATGATCTCGAGCACCTCGGTCATGGGCCGCTCGGGTTTCTCGAGGCCGAGCAGGGGCTTTTGGTCGGTCATGATTTCCACCCGGCCCCCAAGTCGCAGGCGCCCTTTAATGCCGAGCAGGCGCGGGATCATACCCCGGAGCATCGGGCCTCCTTCGCCCTTGTCTGGTGGGGCGTCTCGCCGGCACGTGCCGCAGGCGACAGCAGCCGTGAGACTGCAGCGGCGGCCATGATGCACGACCTTTTGCCCGAAGCGCTGGCCGAGCGTCTGCCGGTGGGCTTCAGCGCCCTGCCGATGCATCCCTGGCAGTCACGCTTTCTTCAAGGGCGCGACGATGTCGCGGCCATGATCAACGCCGGCGAGCTGATCGTACTGGGCGATGAGGGGGGGCAGCACGTGCGCCGCTGGTATCCAACCTCATCGCATCGCTCGCTTTACTGCCCGCAGGCAGAATGGATGGTCAAGGGGTCGCTGTCGGCGAAGTTGACCAACTCCCTGCGGGTGCTGCACAGCGATGAGGTCATGCGCGGGCTGCGACTGGATCGCTGGTGGCCCGACGTTCGTCCTGACATTAGCGAGTACTTTCATCTGATGCAGGAGCCGGCCTGGCTCGGCTTTAAAAATGACGACGGCGAGATCGACGAGGCGAGCCTGGCGCTGTTGCGTGAAAACCGTATCCCGTCGCCTGAGGCCACCAGCAATGTGCTGGCCACGCTGACCCAGCCGCTGGGTGAGCCCGGGCAGACGCTGCTGGCCAATGGCGTTCGACGGCTGGCGGCACGGGAGAGCCTCAGCGAGCGTGACGCCGCGCTTGAGTGGTTTGATGCCTTCTGCCGGCGGGTATTGTCACCCCTCATCCGTCTGGTGGTCGAAGAGGGCATTGTGCTGCTGGCCCATCAGCAAAACATCGTGGTGCGCCTTGAGGACGAGCGACCGGTGGGGGTGGACTATCGCGACTGCCAGGGCAGCGGCGTGACGGATCACTTCCTGGCGCGTCATCCTGGTGAGCACGTCAGTCAGGACCATCGCATCACGTCGGACATGCTCAAGCGCTATTTTCCCTATTATGTCATCGTCAACTCGACGCTTGCGGTCACGGCGGCCCTGGCCGAGGCAGATCTGATCGAGGAGGGAGTGCTGGTGTCGCATCTGCGTGATCACCTCACAGCGCTGCGCGAGCGTGCCGGCAGCGGAGATACCACACTGCTTGATCATCTGCTGGACTCGGACACGCTGGAGGTCAAAAGCAACTTCTTCTGCTATCTGTCCGGCATCAACGAATCCACGCTGGATGACCCGGCCAGAATCTATCTGGACATGCCCAATCCCTTGTCGATCCCGTCTGCTGACGACTGA
- a CDS encoding GNAT family N-acetyltransferase — MSSHDDLSASERLAPSQTLTLLEAIDHHFATHPACRLLILDDAWRADPHWYPLCQALGAPRVLRESFYQRPWHWLKSDYAAQPFEIELGRPWRPVKPRGVVYERFDPRLRQRLTLRLCDAERDLDRLHQWMHCERVARFWQQNKPREAFAEWLDHRLAEPHRLSLIGELDGAAFGYFELYWAPEDVLGEYYDWQAFDRGLHVLVGEESCRGAQFVDAWLTGLQHYAYLSEPRTDRIVLEPDAGNERIFRHLERLGLFSLREFDLPDKRAMLVMGTRHHFFGQVM; from the coding sequence ATGTCCAGCCATGACGACCTGTCTGCCAGTGAAAGGCTTGCGCCCTCGCAGACACTGACGCTTCTGGAAGCCATCGATCACCACTTCGCGACCCATCCGGCGTGTCGTCTGCTGATCCTTGATGACGCCTGGCGCGCTGATCCTCACTGGTACCCGCTGTGCCAGGCGCTGGGCGCGCCAAGGGTGCTGCGCGAGAGTTTCTATCAGCGCCCGTGGCACTGGCTTAAATCCGACTACGCCGCCCAGCCCTTCGAGATTGAACTGGGTCGACCCTGGCGCCCGGTCAAGCCCCGGGGCGTGGTCTATGAGCGCTTTGATCCGAGGCTCAGGCAGCGTCTGACCCTGCGTCTCTGTGACGCCGAGCGCGATCTTGATCGTCTGCATCAGTGGATGCACTGCGAGCGGGTCGCGCGCTTCTGGCAGCAGAATAAACCGCGTGAGGCGTTTGCCGAGTGGCTGGATCACCGACTGGCCGAGCCGCACCGGCTGTCGCTGATCGGTGAGCTGGACGGCGCGGCATTTGGTTATTTCGAACTCTACTGGGCACCTGAAGACGTGCTGGGCGAGTACTACGACTGGCAGGCCTTTGACCGCGGCCTGCACGTACTGGTAGGTGAGGAAAGCTGCCGCGGTGCGCAGTTCGTGGATGCCTGGCTGACCGGACTTCAGCACTACGCCTATCTGAGCGAGCCGCGCACCGATCGTATCGTGCTGGAGCCGGATGCCGGCAACGAACGCATCTTTCGCCATCTCGAGCGTCTGGGGCTTTTCAGCCTGCGCGAGTTCGATCTGCCTGACAAGCGCGCCATGCTGGTCATGGGGACCCGCCATCACTTCTTTGGACAGGTGATGTGA
- a CDS encoding IucA/IucC family protein codes for MSAESGSSILPLMLATIDAEEAIRRHWSHANRALISKMISELAYEQVLLPDRGPDGWWLDIEAVDSEDRSTSAESRACGRWHFQAQTNLWGQLLIEVESLCSPSGVGEMPEAAEFLLALAPGMGMSDAQLAEHLEDLYNTLRGDCYLIEVHQRLNADEAIRLAEPQRQAVLDGHPKFLFNKGRRGWGVQSLERYAPEYAHPFQVEWLMVRRARLKSSRMAIDEAVLLDSVLDDEQRRLLLAARDGKCAVLGEKAEAFALMPVHPWQWARMLSMLHVGDIGRGDMVWLGAFGDRFVAQQSLRTLTNASRPGQYDLKLPITIMNTSSYRGIPGQYMLAGPAASQWLQARARDDEELRRAGLEILAEPASAVVEHDQYGRLDEAPYRFRELCGVIWREGLAPRINEGEQALLMSELMQCDAHGRAWLAAYIEASGIDPEQWLWRMFEATLIPMYHLICRFGIIIIAHGQNLTLILRDGVPHRLALKDFQGDLRLVDEDFPEAQDLPQELVDVTVRLPPEKLIHDLQTGHFVTLLRFVAPLAVQVGVSETRFYRICAKVLEAYMARNEALEERFGMFSLFKPRILRLGLNRSKFLHANDRSAARMLPDMDHLIDNPLYHCLSDDDPLRRHGEAALSRQGA; via the coding sequence ATGTCAGCCGAATCCGGTTCATCGATTCTGCCGTTGATGCTGGCCACCATCGATGCCGAGGAAGCCATCCGACGGCACTGGTCGCATGCCAATCGTGCGCTGATCAGCAAGATGATCAGCGAGCTGGCCTACGAGCAGGTGCTGCTGCCCGATCGCGGGCCGGACGGCTGGTGGCTGGATATCGAGGCGGTCGACTCGGAGGATCGCAGCACGTCGGCCGAAAGTCGGGCCTGTGGGCGCTGGCACTTTCAGGCGCAGACCAACCTGTGGGGGCAGCTTTTGATCGAGGTCGAGAGCCTGTGCAGCCCGAGCGGGGTGGGTGAGATGCCGGAGGCCGCCGAATTTCTGCTGGCTCTGGCCCCCGGCATGGGCATGAGTGATGCTCAGCTGGCCGAGCATCTGGAGGACCTTTACAACACCCTGCGCGGTGACTGCTATCTGATCGAGGTGCATCAGCGTTTGAATGCTGACGAGGCGATCAGACTTGCCGAGCCACAGCGCCAGGCCGTGCTGGATGGGCATCCCAAGTTCTTGTTCAACAAGGGGCGGCGCGGCTGGGGCGTGCAGTCCCTTGAGCGTTACGCGCCGGAATACGCCCATCCCTTTCAGGTCGAGTGGCTGATGGTGCGTCGCGCGCGCCTCAAAAGCAGTCGAATGGCCATCGATGAGGCCGTGCTGCTGGACAGCGTGCTTGATGATGAACAGCGTCGCCTGCTGCTGGCGGCGCGCGATGGCAAGTGTGCGGTGCTGGGCGAGAAGGCCGAGGCGTTTGCCCTGATGCCGGTGCATCCCTGGCAGTGGGCCCGCATGCTCTCCATGCTGCATGTTGGCGACATCGGGCGCGGCGACATGGTCTGGCTGGGCGCCTTTGGTGATCGTTTCGTGGCCCAGCAGTCGCTGCGCACGCTGACCAACGCCAGCCGCCCGGGGCAGTATGATCTGAAGCTGCCGATTACCATCATGAACACCTCGAGCTATCGAGGTATTCCGGGCCAGTACATGCTGGCAGGGCCTGCGGCCTCACAGTGGCTTCAGGCACGTGCCCGTGATGACGAGGAGCTGCGTCGTGCCGGGCTCGAGATCCTGGCCGAGCCGGCATCTGCCGTGGTCGAGCACGACCAGTATGGCCGGCTTGATGAAGCACCGTATCGCTTTCGCGAACTTTGCGGCGTGATCTGGCGCGAAGGGCTGGCACCGCGAATCAACGAGGGTGAGCAGGCGCTTTTGATGTCGGAGTTGATGCAGTGCGACGCCCATGGTCGCGCCTGGCTTGCCGCCTATATCGAGGCCTCCGGAATCGATCCCGAGCAGTGGCTCTGGCGCATGTTCGAGGCAACCCTGATCCCGATGTATCATCTGATCTGCCGATTCGGGATCATCATCATTGCCCATGGGCAGAATCTGACCCTGATCCTGCGTGACGGCGTGCCGCACCGACTGGCGCTCAAGGATTTTCAGGGCGATCTGCGCCTGGTTGATGAGGACTTTCCCGAGGCGCAGGATCTGCCGCAGGAGCTTGTGGACGTGACCGTGCGTCTCCCGCCGGAAAAGCTGATTCATGACCTTCAGACCGGCCACTTCGTGACGCTTTTGCGTTTCGTGGCGCCTTTGGCCGTGCAGGTCGGCGTCAGCGAGACCCGGTTTTACCGGATTTGTGCGAAAGTGCTTGAGGCGTATATGGCACGCAACGAGGCGCTTGAGGAGCGCTTTGGCATGTTCAGTCTCTTCAAGCCACGTATCCTGCGTCTGGGGCTTAACCGCTCGAAGTTTTTACATGCCAATGACCGTTCGGCGGCGCGCATGCTGCCGGACATGGATCATTTGATCGATAATCCGCTTTATCACTGCCTGAGTGATGATGACCCGCTGCGTCGCCACGGCGAAGCAGCGCTGTCACGTCAGGGCGCGTAG